A single Defluviitalea saccharophila DNA region contains:
- a CDS encoding PhoH family protein, translating into MEQKEKILQIPTEYISNIFGKFDENIKKIEKAFNVEIINRGENIKVIGEEEKVNQSLRTFNELISLAQKGETITIQNIDYIISLVIENMEEEYRKLHSDFICMTAHGKQIKSKTLGQKKYVDMIRNNIVVFGVGPAGTGKTYLAMAMAITALKNNEVNRIILTRPAIEAGEKLGFLPGDLQSKVDPYLRPLYDALYEIMGAETFLKNMEKGIIEVAPLAYMRGRTLDNSFIVLDEAQNTTPEQMKMFLTRIGFGSKAVITGDVTQVDLPFGKKSGLTEALKILKNVEGIGISMLSKNDVVRHPLVQKIIQAYEKYENKKEIKK; encoded by the coding sequence ATGGAACAGAAGGAAAAAATACTGCAGATACCAACTGAATATATTTCCAATATATTTGGAAAATTCGATGAAAATATTAAAAAAATTGAGAAAGCATTCAATGTAGAGATCATCAATAGAGGAGAAAATATCAAGGTTATTGGTGAAGAAGAAAAAGTGAACCAGAGCTTAAGAACTTTTAATGAACTGATTAGTCTAGCTCAAAAGGGAGAAACAATAACCATTCAAAATATCGACTATATTATTTCTTTAGTTATAGAAAATATGGAGGAAGAATATAGAAAACTGCATTCAGACTTTATATGCATGACAGCTCACGGGAAACAGATCAAAAGTAAAACTTTAGGCCAAAAAAAATATGTCGATATGATCAGAAATAATATTGTTGTTTTTGGTGTGGGTCCTGCTGGTACGGGGAAAACTTATTTAGCCATGGCGATGGCAATAACCGCTTTAAAAAATAATGAAGTCAATCGTATTATTTTAACCAGACCTGCCATAGAAGCAGGAGAAAAACTGGGTTTTCTTCCCGGGGATTTACAAAGCAAGGTTGATCCTTATTTGCGTCCATTGTATGATGCGCTATATGAAATTATGGGGGCAGAGACATTCCTAAAAAACATGGAAAAAGGCATTATTGAAGTAGCACCATTGGCATACATGCGTGGACGTACTTTAGACAATTCTTTTATTGTGCTTGATGAAGCCCAAAATACGACTCCAGAACAGATGAAGATGTTTCTAACCCGTATTGGATTTGGTTCAAAGGCAGTTATTACAGGTGATGTTACTCAAGTGGATCTGCCTTTTGGAAAAAAATCAGGATTAACGGAAGCGTTAAAAATTTTGAAGAATGTTGAGGGCATTGGTATTTCGATGCTGTCAAAGAACGACGTAGTAAGACATCCATTGGTTCAAAAGATTATTCAGGCTTATGAGAAGTACGAAAATAAAAAAGAGATAAAGAAATAG
- the yqfD gene encoding sporulation protein YqfD gives MFLSVWNYLRGYVTIEVSGFSVERFMNLASHKGIYLWDIQRNRAKVQMKVSIAGFRLLKNCAKKTKCKVKIIEKKGWPFIAYRYRKRKVMGLGLLIFFSILYILSSFVWVIEIKGNQRIPTEELTKALREYGLKPGVWKNKIDPANIEGLLMSDFDDIAWTAVDIKGTKVTIELTETVIKPEIIDQSTPCDLVAEKTGLIVSIATRAGTPKVKPKDVVKKGDLLVSGELIVKQDEEGTVTKYVHADAEVKAKTRYEITYDQPLSYIEKQYTGEVKKQYSIDVLDRKMNLFKPRISFQNYDKIISSKQLSLTKHFVLPIEGIVYEYREFIPVTHKRTLEEAKKMAEEEIKKRLLEQIDPESEIVSNDIEFYPDGEFLRAKAVAIVIERIDKPQVIDRRKVINGTEGKNTADTN, from the coding sequence ATGTTTTTATCAGTATGGAATTATTTAAGGGGCTATGTTACTATAGAAGTGTCTGGCTTTTCTGTAGAAAGATTTATGAATTTAGCATCCCATAAAGGCATTTATTTATGGGATATTCAAAGAAATAGAGCCAAGGTTCAAATGAAAGTCAGTATTGCAGGGTTTCGCTTACTAAAAAATTGTGCTAAAAAAACAAAATGTAAAGTCAAGATTATAGAAAAAAAGGGTTGGCCGTTTATAGCTTATAGATATAGAAAACGCAAAGTCATGGGACTAGGACTGTTAATTTTCTTTAGCATTTTATATATTTTGTCTTCATTTGTATGGGTCATAGAGATCAAAGGGAATCAAAGGATTCCGACGGAAGAATTAACAAAAGCTTTAAGAGAATACGGATTAAAACCTGGTGTTTGGAAAAACAAAATTGACCCTGCAAATATTGAAGGACTTCTTATGAGTGACTTTGACGATATTGCATGGACAGCCGTAGACATTAAAGGCACAAAAGTTACAATAGAATTAACCGAAACGGTTATTAAGCCAGAAATTATTGATCAAAGCACCCCTTGTGATTTAGTAGCTGAAAAAACCGGTTTGATTGTGAGTATTGCAACCCGTGCAGGTACTCCGAAAGTAAAACCGAAAGATGTTGTTAAAAAAGGAGATCTGTTAGTAAGTGGTGAATTAATAGTTAAACAGGATGAAGAAGGAACTGTTACAAAATATGTTCATGCAGATGCTGAGGTGAAGGCAAAAACCCGTTATGAAATTACATACGATCAGCCTTTATCTTATATAGAAAAACAATATACTGGAGAAGTAAAGAAACAATATAGTATCGATGTATTAGATAGAAAAATGAATTTATTTAAACCCCGTATTTCTTTTCAAAATTATGATAAAATTATTAGTAGTAAGCAGTTATCCTTAACAAAACATTTTGTTCTCCCAATTGAAGGAATTGTTTATGAATATAGAGAATTTATACCCGTTACCCATAAAAGAACCCTGGAAGAAGCCAAAAAAATGGCAGAAGAAGAGATTAAAAAGAGGCTCCTTGAGCAAATCGATCCAGAAAGCGAAATCGTAAGCAATGACATAGAGTTTTATCCTGATGGAGAATTTTTAAGAGCAAAGGCTGTGGCTATTGTGATCGAACGCATAGATAAGCCCCAGGTCATTGATAGGAGGAAAGTCATTAATGGAACAGAAGGAAAAAATACTGCAGATACCAACTGA